The following proteins are encoded in a genomic region of Paenibacillus sp. FSL H3-0469:
- the purB gene encoding adenylosuccinate lyase, translating to MIERYSRPEMRAIWTEENKFNAWLEVEICACEAWAELGVIPHEDAAKLRKDAKFDIARIDEIELETRHDVIAFTRAVSESLGAERKWVHYGLTSTDVVDTALGYLLRQANEILEQDIIRFIEILKDKAIAYKDTPMMGRTHGVHAEPTTFGLKMALWYEEMKRNLERFRHAANGVQFGKISGAVGTYANIDPFVEEFVCRKLGTSPAPISTQTLQRDRHAEYMAALALVATSLDKFATEIRALQKSEIREVEEAFAKGQKGSSAMPHKRNPIGSENISGLSRVIRGHMMTAYENVPLWHERDISHSSVERIILPDATMLLNYMLNRFGNIVKNLTVFPENMKRNMNRTFGVPFSGRILTKLIDKGFSREQAYDTVQPRAMQAWEEQTQFRDIVEATPEITAVLSAEEIEDAFNPSWHLKHVDTIFRKLELI from the coding sequence ATGATCGAACGTTACAGCAGACCTGAGATGCGGGCCATTTGGACCGAAGAGAATAAATTCAATGCGTGGCTGGAAGTTGAAATTTGCGCCTGTGAGGCGTGGGCCGAGCTGGGAGTCATCCCGCATGAGGATGCCGCGAAGCTGCGCAAGGATGCCAAATTCGATATCGCGCGGATCGACGAGATTGAGCTGGAGACGCGCCATGATGTAATTGCTTTTACCCGTGCGGTATCCGAGAGTCTTGGTGCAGAGCGCAAATGGGTGCATTACGGACTAACCTCGACAGATGTGGTCGATACGGCGCTGGGTTACCTGCTGCGTCAGGCCAACGAGATTCTGGAGCAGGATATTATCCGGTTTATTGAGATTCTAAAAGACAAAGCTATCGCCTACAAGGATACCCCGATGATGGGCCGTACCCATGGCGTACATGCAGAGCCCACGACATTCGGCCTGAAGATGGCGCTGTGGTATGAGGAAATGAAGCGGAACCTGGAGCGTTTCCGTCATGCAGCGAACGGCGTACAATTCGGCAAAATCTCCGGGGCCGTCGGCACCTATGCCAACATCGACCCGTTCGTGGAAGAATTCGTCTGCCGCAAGCTGGGCACCAGCCCGGCACCAATCTCCACGCAGACCCTGCAGCGTGACCGTCACGCGGAATACATGGCGGCATTGGCACTGGTTGCCACTTCCCTGGACAAGTTCGCTACCGAGATCCGCGCTTTGCAGAAGAGTGAGATCCGCGAGGTCGAGGAGGCTTTTGCCAAGGGTCAAAAGGGCTCGTCCGCGATGCCGCACAAGCGCAACCCGATCGGCAGCGAGAACATCTCCGGCCTGTCGCGTGTCATCCGCGGCCATATGATGACAGCTTATGAGAACGTGCCGCTGTGGCATGAACGTGATATTTCGCATTCTTCCGTAGAACGGATCATCCTGCCGGATGCGACCATGCTGCTGAACTACATGCTGAACCGCTTCGGCAACATCGTGAAGAACCTGACTGTATTCCCTGAAAATATGAAGCGCAACATGAACCGTACCTTCGGCGTTCCGTTCTCCGGCCGCATCCTGACCAAGCTGATCGACAAGGGCTTCAGCCGCGAGCAGGCATATGATACTGTGCAGCCGCGCGCGATGCAGGCTTGGGAGGAACAGACCCAGTTCCGTGACATCGTGGAAGCCACCCCGGAAATCACAGCCGTGCTTAGCGCGGAGGAGATCGAGGATGCGTTCAACCCTTCCTGGCATCTGAAGCATGTGGACACCATCTTCCGCAAGCTGGAGCTGATCTAA
- a CDS encoding phosphoribosylaminoimidazolesuccinocarboxamide synthase, producing the protein MTHLAVSTAVELVNAPLLYKGKVRELYDLGDEVLIVVTDRISAFDYVLDPAVPDKGNVLNRLSAFWFGQTRELIENHVVHIEVDKLGDIVKDREALKNRIMVVRKAERIDIECVVRGCITGGGWRQYQETGQVNGIELPKGLRKNAVLAEPIFTPAAKNDVGHDEDIPFGQMQEQIGAELAQELKEKSLKLFAFARAYCEERGIILADCKFEFGLLDGKVILIDEIFTPDASRFWAKDKYALDIEIDSMDKEPVRTYLSASSWDKNSTPDPLPAEVVEETSRRYLDIYHRLTGKSL; encoded by the coding sequence ATGACACACCTAGCCGTATCCACTGCCGTGGAACTAGTAAATGCGCCGCTGCTCTACAAAGGCAAGGTTCGTGAGCTGTACGATTTGGGAGATGAGGTGCTGATCGTCGTTACCGACCGGATCTCCGCATTCGATTATGTGCTGGACCCGGCGGTGCCGGACAAGGGCAATGTGCTGAACCGGCTCAGCGCCTTCTGGTTCGGCCAGACCCGGGAGCTGATCGAGAACCATGTGGTGCATATCGAGGTGGACAAGCTCGGGGATATTGTGAAGGACCGGGAAGCGCTGAAGAACCGGATCATGGTGGTCCGCAAAGCCGAGCGGATTGATATCGAATGTGTCGTGCGCGGCTGCATTACCGGCGGCGGCTGGCGGCAGTATCAGGAGACCGGTCAAGTCAACGGTATCGAGCTGCCCAAAGGACTGCGCAAGAATGCCGTGCTGGCAGAGCCTATTTTCACACCTGCGGCTAAGAATGATGTCGGTCACGATGAAGACATTCCGTTCGGGCAGATGCAGGAACAGATCGGCGCAGAGCTTGCACAGGAGCTGAAGGAGAAGAGCCTGAAGCTGTTCGCTTTTGCCAGAGCCTATTGTGAAGAACGCGGCATCATCCTCGCCGATTGCAAATTCGAGTTCGGTCTGCTGGATGGTAAGGTGATTCTGATCGATGAGATCTTCACGCCGGATGCTTCCCGCTTCTGGGCCAAGGACAAGTACGCTCTGGATATTGAGATCGACAGTATGGATAAGGAGCCAGTTCGCACGTACCTGTCAGCCTCCTCCTGGGACAAAAACAGTACGCCGGACCCGTTGCCGGCTGAGGTGGTCGAAGAGACATCGCGCCGGTACCTGGATATCTATCACCGCTTGACCGGGAAGTCGCTATAA
- the purS gene encoding phosphoribosylformylglycinamidine synthase subunit PurS, with protein sequence MLKATVYVTIKKSVLDPQGVAVQGALHSVGFQEVESLRIGKYMELTLDTDNRAEAEGRLKDMCEKLLANTVIEDYRYELED encoded by the coding sequence ATGTTAAAAGCGACAGTCTACGTCACCATCAAGAAAAGCGTGCTCGACCCTCAGGGGGTTGCCGTGCAGGGTGCCCTGCATTCCGTTGGATTTCAGGAAGTTGAAAGTCTGCGGATTGGCAAGTATATGGAGCTGACCCTCGATACCGATAACCGCGCTGAAGCGGAAGGACGCCTGAAGGACATGTGCGAGAAGCTGCTGGCCAACACGGTGATCGAGGATTACCGCTACGAATTGGAGGACTAA
- the purQ gene encoding phosphoribosylformylglycinamidine synthase subunit PurQ, whose amino-acid sequence MKFAVLVFPGSNCDIDCYKAVEDSLGEPVDYVWHTATDLSAYDCILVPGGFSYGDYLRCGAISRFAPVMAEVAKAAEQGKFVLGICNGFQILTEAGLLPGALRRNMSMKFRCHDSVLKVVNNTTPFTIDYAKDEEIVIPIAHGEGNYYCDEETLAELQANNQIVFTYSDNPNGSVADIAGISNKAGNVVGMMPHPERAANSLLGSEDGKRMFTSILKTWRDRYDAASIR is encoded by the coding sequence ATGAAATTTGCGGTACTTGTCTTTCCAGGCTCCAATTGTGACATTGACTGCTACAAGGCAGTAGAAGACAGTCTCGGCGAACCAGTAGATTATGTATGGCATACAGCGACAGACCTGTCGGCGTATGACTGCATTCTTGTGCCAGGCGGCTTCTCTTATGGTGACTATCTGCGCTGCGGCGCAATCTCCCGGTTCGCTCCGGTAATGGCTGAAGTGGCTAAGGCGGCAGAGCAGGGCAAATTCGTGCTCGGTATCTGCAACGGGTTCCAGATTCTGACCGAAGCAGGTCTCCTGCCGGGCGCGCTGCGCCGCAACATGTCGATGAAGTTCCGTTGTCATGACTCGGTGCTTAAGGTCGTTAATAACACAACCCCGTTTACTATTGACTATGCGAAGGATGAAGAGATCGTCATTCCTATCGCGCATGGCGAAGGCAATTACTATTGTGATGAAGAGACGCTAGCAGAGCTTCAGGCGAACAACCAGATTGTATTCACCTACAGTGACAACCCGAACGGTTCGGTGGCTGATATTGCCGGAATCAGTAATAAGGCGGGCAATGTAGTCGGCATGATGCCGCACCCGGAGCGTGCAGCGAACAGCCTGCTGGGCTCGGAAGACGGCAAACGGATGTTCACATCCATTCTCAAGACATGGAGGGATCGTTATGACGCAGCAAGTATCCGCTAA
- the purL gene encoding phosphoribosylformylglycinamidine synthase subunit PurL — MTQQVSAKEPNAEQIAEQKIYSQFGVSDSEYELITSFMGRKPNYTEIGVFSVMWSEHCAYKNSKPLLSRFPTSGPKVLMGPGEGAGIVDIGDNQAVVFKIESHNHPSAVEPYQGAATGVGGIIRDIFSMGARPVALLNSLRFGKLESDRVKYLFEHVVSGIAGYGNCIGIPTVGGEVMFDNSYDGNPLVNAMCVGLIDHDKIQRGVAKGVGNPVFYVGPPTGRDGIHGATFASVELSEESEAKKTAVQVGDPFMEKLVMESCLELIDSGIVLGIQDMGAAGLTCSSAEMASKAGNGLELYLDQVPQREDGMTPYEMMLSESQERMLFVVEPKDEAQAQEIFDRWGVICRKVGKVTDDGRLKLFHHGEVVGDMPVKALVDECPIYNKPSAVPAYYEENATVDTLRYEEVTDLGGALRTVLGSPTVASKAWVYNQYDYMVRTSTAVRPGSDAAVVTIHGTRKGLAMTTDCNGRYVYLDPEVGGRIAVSEAARNIVCSGAQPLAITDNLNFGSPEKPEIFWQMERAVDGMAEACRVLDTPVIGGNVSLYNENASGSIYPTPVVGMVGLIEDTDHITTQAFKQEGDAVLLLGVTKAELGGSEFQYAVHGVTEGRPPELDLATERKLLDAVLAAIRSGVVRSAHDLSEGGLAGALAESCISGSTGANIELSAGGLRPDVALFSESQSRIILTSAPEHAEELKAAVAAYGVPVEIIGTVGGERLRVTLDNSSALDEAVSELKTIWEDAIPCLMK, encoded by the coding sequence ATGACGCAGCAAGTATCCGCTAAGGAGCCGAACGCAGAGCAGATCGCGGAGCAGAAAATCTACAGTCAGTTCGGTGTATCAGACAGCGAATATGAGCTCATTACCTCCTTCATGGGACGTAAGCCCAATTATACAGAAATCGGTGTGTTCAGCGTCATGTGGTCTGAGCACTGTGCATATAAGAACTCCAAGCCGCTGCTGAGCCGCTTCCCGACAAGCGGGCCGAAGGTGCTGATGGGACCGGGTGAAGGCGCGGGCATCGTGGACATCGGTGATAACCAGGCCGTTGTCTTCAAAATCGAAAGCCACAACCATCCGTCGGCGGTAGAGCCTTATCAGGGCGCGGCGACTGGAGTGGGCGGGATTATCCGCGATATTTTCTCCATGGGAGCAAGACCGGTGGCCTTGCTGAACTCCCTGCGTTTCGGGAAGCTGGAAAGTGACCGGGTCAAATATCTGTTCGAGCATGTCGTGTCCGGGATTGCAGGCTACGGCAACTGTATCGGCATCCCTACTGTCGGCGGGGAAGTTATGTTCGACAACAGCTATGACGGTAATCCGCTGGTGAACGCGATGTGTGTCGGTCTGATTGATCATGACAAAATCCAGCGCGGCGTTGCTAAAGGGGTGGGCAACCCTGTCTTCTACGTAGGTCCGCCTACTGGCCGTGACGGGATTCACGGTGCGACCTTTGCCTCTGTGGAACTGAGCGAAGAATCCGAAGCTAAGAAGACAGCGGTTCAGGTCGGCGATCCGTTCATGGAGAAGCTGGTAATGGAATCCTGCCTGGAGCTGATCGACAGCGGTATCGTCCTCGGCATTCAGGATATGGGCGCAGCCGGACTGACCTGCTCCAGCGCGGAAATGGCGAGCAAGGCAGGCAACGGTCTGGAACTCTATCTGGATCAGGTGCCGCAGCGTGAAGACGGGATGACCCCGTATGAGATGATGCTCTCGGAATCCCAGGAGCGGATGCTGTTCGTGGTGGAGCCTAAGGATGAGGCTCAGGCCCAGGAAATCTTCGATCGTTGGGGCGTCATCTGCCGCAAGGTGGGTAAGGTGACCGATGACGGCCGCCTGAAGCTGTTCCATCACGGTGAAGTAGTAGGCGATATGCCGGTGAAGGCGCTGGTGGATGAATGCCCTATTTATAACAAACCATCGGCAGTTCCTGCTTATTATGAGGAGAATGCCACGGTAGATACGCTCCGTTATGAAGAAGTTACCGATCTGGGCGGCGCTTTGCGTACCGTACTGGGTTCGCCTACGGTAGCAAGCAAAGCATGGGTGTACAACCAATATGATTACATGGTACGCACCAGTACTGCGGTTCGTCCGGGTTCCGATGCGGCAGTGGTAACCATTCATGGCACCCGCAAAGGTCTGGCGATGACGACTGACTGCAACGGCCGTTATGTCTATCTGGACCCTGAAGTGGGCGGACGCATTGCTGTCAGCGAAGCGGCGCGCAACATCGTCTGCTCCGGTGCCCAGCCGCTGGCGATTACGGACAACCTGAACTTCGGCAGCCCGGAGAAGCCGGAGATCTTCTGGCAGATGGAGCGGGCGGTAGACGGTATGGCGGAAGCTTGCCGGGTGCTGGATACGCCGGTTATCGGCGGGAATGTCAGCCTGTATAACGAAAATGCCTCCGGGTCCATCTACCCGACACCTGTTGTTGGCATGGTCGGTCTCATTGAAGATACGGATCACATTACAACCCAGGCGTTCAAGCAGGAAGGCGATGCTGTATTGCTCCTGGGTGTGACGAAGGCAGAGCTGGGCGGCAGTGAATTCCAGTATGCCGTTCACGGCGTGACTGAAGGCCGTCCACCGGAGCTGGACTTGGCTACAGAGCGCAAGCTGCTCGATGCTGTTCTGGCTGCGATTCGTAGCGGTGTGGTCCGTTCGGCTCATGACTTGTCTGAAGGCGGTCTGGCCGGAGCCCTGGCAGAGAGCTGTATCAGCGGCAGCACCGGCGCGAATATTGAACTGTCTGCGGGCGGATTACGCCCGGATGTGGCGCTGTTCAGCGAGAGCCAGTCCCGTATAATTCTGACTTCGGCACCTGAGCATGCAGAGGAACTGAAGGCGGCAGTTGCTGCGTACGGCGTGCCTGTAGAGATCATTGGAACCGTGGGCGGAGAGCGCCTGCGTGTTACACTGGACAATTCGTCTGCACTGGATGAAGCTGTTAGCGAACTGAAGACCATTTGGGAGGATGCTATTCCATGTCTTATGAAATAA
- the purF gene encoding amidophosphoribosyltransferase: MSYEIKTGNKQEAPILWTGDFYNEGTGSGDIFDTLKEECGVFGVFGHPEAASMSYYGLHALQHRGEESAGICVADGRDFNYHRGMGLVKEVFDKDKIASLVGDMSIGHVRYSTSGDSRLTNAQPLVFKYRDGDLAIATNGNIVNEPLIRKQLEQGGSIFQTTSDTEVLAHLIARSQKDFVEATKDALSQLVGGFAFLLMTNDKLIVASDTHGLRPLVMGRLGEAYVFASESCALEVIGAELVRDIEPGELLVLDQNGFREDRFAEPKRKALCAMEYIYFARPDSDLNGSNLHSARKRMGSRMALEAFVDADIVTGVPDSSISAAIGYAEQTGIPYELGLIKNKYTGRTFIQPSQELREQGVKMKLSAVRRVVEGQRVVMIDDSIVRGTTSRRIVNLLREAGALEVHVRITSPPFKNPCFYGIDTPDRRELIASYKTIAEMCEEINADSLAFLSPEGLIQSIGGYNSDDYKGGLCLSCFDNDYPTQVDFGGEEKDGCSC; this comes from the coding sequence ATGTCTTATGAAATAAAGACCGGGAACAAGCAGGAAGCCCCTATCCTGTGGACCGGCGACTTTTACAATGAAGGAACGGGCTCGGGAGATATTTTTGACACGTTAAAAGAAGAATGCGGCGTCTTCGGGGTCTTCGGACACCCGGAGGCTGCCTCCATGTCCTATTATGGCCTGCATGCCCTGCAGCACCGGGGAGAAGAGAGCGCGGGCATCTGCGTGGCGGATGGACGCGACTTCAACTATCACCGCGGCATGGGCCTGGTGAAGGAAGTCTTCGATAAAGACAAAATCGCTTCACTGGTGGGAGACATGTCCATCGGCCATGTGCGGTACTCCACCAGCGGAGACAGCCGGCTGACCAATGCGCAGCCGCTGGTCTTCAAATACCGTGACGGCGATCTGGCGATTGCCACGAACGGCAACATCGTCAACGAGCCGCTGATCCGCAAGCAGCTCGAACAGGGCGGCTCGATCTTCCAGACGACTAGTGATACCGAGGTGCTGGCGCATCTGATTGCGCGGTCACAGAAGGATTTTGTCGAAGCGACGAAGGATGCCTTGTCGCAGCTGGTCGGCGGCTTCGCCTTCCTCTTGATGACCAATGACAAGCTGATTGTCGCCTCAGATACCCACGGACTCCGTCCGCTCGTGATGGGCCGTCTGGGCGAAGCCTATGTCTTCGCTTCCGAGTCGTGTGCGCTTGAAGTCATCGGCGCTGAGCTGGTGCGTGATATTGAACCGGGTGAGCTGTTGGTGCTGGATCAGAACGGCTTCCGTGAAGACCGCTTCGCAGAGCCTAAGCGCAAAGCACTGTGTGCGATGGAGTACATCTACTTCGCCCGCCCGGACAGCGACCTGAACGGCTCCAACCTGCACTCCGCCCGCAAGCGTATGGGCAGCCGTATGGCGCTCGAAGCCTTCGTGGATGCGGATATTGTCACCGGCGTGCCGGATTCCAGTATCTCCGCCGCCATCGGCTATGCCGAGCAGACGGGCATCCCGTACGAGCTGGGACTAATCAAGAACAAATATACCGGCCGTACGTTCATCCAGCCCAGTCAGGAGCTGCGTGAGCAGGGCGTCAAGATGAAGCTCAGCGCGGTACGCCGCGTCGTGGAAGGCCAGCGCGTAGTGATGATCGACGATTCGATCGTGCGGGGTACCACTTCGCGCCGGATCGTCAACCTGCTGCGCGAAGCCGGAGCCTTAGAGGTCCATGTGCGGATTACCTCGCCGCCGTTCAAGAATCCGTGCTTCTATGGCATCGATACTCCCGACCGCCGGGAGCTGATTGCCTCTTACAAGACCATCGCCGAGATGTGCGAGGAGATCAACGCCGATTCTCTGGCGTTCCTCTCTCCCGAAGGGCTGATCCAGTCCATCGGCGGCTATAATAGTGACGACTATAAAGGCGGCCTATGCCTGTCCTGCTTCGACAATGATTACCCGACGCAGGTGGATTTCGGCGGGGAAGAGAAGGATGGATGCAGCTGTTAA
- the purM gene encoding phosphoribosylformylglycinamidine cyclo-ligase yields the protein MSEAYKKAGVDIAAGNEAVERMKKHVKRTYRPEVMTELGGFGALFGLNKDKYEEPVLVSGTDGVGTKLKIAFAADRHDTIGIDAVAMCVNDIVVQGAEPLFFLDYLACDKVVPEKIEAIVSGIAEGCHQAGCALIGGETAEMPGMYAAGEYDIAGFTVGVADKAKLVTGADIAPGDTVIGLASSGIHSNGFSLVRKLLLEEDGYGLDEVVPELGAPLADVLLAPTRIYVKPLLALLEQLPVKGMAHITGGGFIENIPRVLPDNVNVEINYGSWPIQPVFSLMQSKGQVSNRDMFTTFNMGVGLVLVVAEADGERALELLKASGEEAYRIGTVTKGERIVTFTGVEV from the coding sequence GTGTCAGAAGCGTACAAGAAAGCCGGAGTGGATATTGCGGCTGGCAATGAAGCAGTAGAACGCATGAAGAAGCATGTGAAGCGCACATACCGTCCGGAAGTGATGACGGAGCTGGGCGGCTTCGGCGCCCTGTTCGGCCTGAATAAGGACAAGTACGAAGAGCCGGTTCTCGTATCGGGAACAGATGGTGTGGGCACGAAGCTGAAAATCGCGTTCGCGGCTGACCGCCACGACACGATTGGCATCGATGCGGTCGCCATGTGCGTGAATGACATCGTGGTACAGGGCGCTGAGCCGCTGTTCTTCCTCGATTATCTGGCCTGCGATAAGGTTGTGCCGGAAAAGATTGAAGCCATCGTATCCGGGATCGCGGAAGGCTGCCATCAGGCGGGCTGCGCGCTGATCGGCGGCGAGACTGCCGAGATGCCGGGCATGTATGCGGCGGGCGAATATGATATCGCCGGATTCACTGTCGGCGTGGCCGATAAGGCGAAGCTGGTCACCGGAGCAGACATTGCTCCAGGAGACACAGTTATTGGACTGGCTTCGAGCGGGATTCACAGCAATGGCTTCTCGCTGGTGCGCAAGCTGCTGCTGGAGGAAGACGGTTACGGCCTGGATGAGGTTGTACCAGAGCTGGGAGCGCCGCTGGCGGACGTTCTGCTGGCTCCAACCCGGATCTACGTGAAGCCGCTGCTTGCTCTGCTCGAACAGCTTCCGGTCAAGGGCATGGCCCATATTACCGGCGGCGGGTTCATCGAGAACATTCCGCGTGTATTGCCGGATAATGTAAATGTAGAGATCAACTACGGCTCCTGGCCGATTCAGCCGGTCTTCAGCCTGATGCAGAGCAAGGGGCAGGTAAGCAACCGCGACATGTTCACCACGTTCAATATGGGCGTGGGGCTGGTGCTGGTAGTGGCGGAAGCGGACGGAGAGCGTGCGCTGGAGCTGCTTAAGGCCAGCGGGGAAGAGGCTTACCGGATCGGCACGGTTACTAAAGGAGAGCGCATCGTTACCTTCACGGGAGTTGAAGTCTGA
- the purN gene encoding phosphoribosylglycinamide formyltransferase yields MEWSRIAVFASGTGSNFAALVQAQREGRLGGGSIELLVSDKPEAPVAQRAEEAGIPALLLRPKDFAGREQYEAAIVAELQRRNIGLVVLAGYMRLISPVLLAPYAGRIINIHPSLLPAFAGKDAIGQALEYGVKLTGVTVHFVDGGMDTGPVIAQRSVEVQSGDTAESLAARIHQVEYALYPEVVSAFAAGKVELNGRMATIGDK; encoded by the coding sequence ATGGAGTGGAGCCGAATCGCTGTCTTTGCCTCTGGAACGGGCAGCAATTTCGCTGCACTGGTCCAGGCACAGCGGGAGGGCAGGCTGGGCGGAGGCAGCATAGAGCTGCTGGTCTCGGATAAACCGGAAGCGCCTGTAGCACAGCGGGCAGAGGAGGCAGGAATTCCTGCTCTGCTGCTGCGGCCGAAGGACTTCGCGGGCCGGGAGCAGTACGAGGCCGCGATTGTGGCTGAATTGCAGCGCCGGAACATCGGACTGGTGGTGCTGGCCGGCTATATGCGGCTGATCTCCCCCGTTCTGCTCGCACCGTATGCCGGACGGATCATCAACATTCATCCTTCGCTGCTGCCGGCGTTTGCCGGGAAGGACGCCATCGGGCAGGCGCTGGAGTATGGCGTGAAGCTGACGGGCGTGACCGTGCATTTTGTAGATGGAGGCATGGATACGGGACCGGTGATTGCCCAGCGCAGCGTGGAGGTCCAGTCTGGAGATACCGCCGAATCGCTGGCTGCACGCATCCATCAGGTGGAATACGCGCTATATCCTGAGGTGGTAAGTGCTTTTGCCGCCGGAAAAGTAGAATTGAACGGAAGAATGGCGACCATTGGCGATAAATAG
- the purH gene encoding bifunctional phosphoribosylaminoimidazolecarboxamide formyltransferase/IMP cyclohydrolase, protein MSIKRALVSVSDKQGIVDFCRELSALGVEIISTGGTSTLLAKEGVPVIGISDVTGFPEIMDGRVKTLHPAVHSGLLAVRDNEEHTRQMNELGLDYIDLVVVNLYPFAETIAKPDVSYEEAIENIDIGGPTMLRSAAKNHAFVSVVVDAADYANVLEEVRAGGDTTLATRKRLAAKVFRHTAAYDALIADYLANVTGEPLPERYTVTYEKIQDLRYGENPHQKAAFYRKPLAAQDTLTAAEQLHGKELSYNNINDANAALQIVKEFEEPAVVAVKHMNPCGVGVGTSVYEAYQKAYNADPTSIFGGIVAANRIIDADTANLLKDIFLEIVLAPGFTDEALEILTKKKNIRLLKLGNLSTAASRKSSFVVTSIEGGMVVQESDVHSVNPEELQVVTDRKPTEEELKQLLFGWKVVKHVKSNAIVLAADDMTVGVGAGQMNRVGAAKIAIEQAGEKAKGAVLASDAFFPMGDTLEMAAKAGITAVIQPGGSIKDEESVKVANEYGIAMVFTGVRHFKH, encoded by the coding sequence GTGAGTATCAAGAGAGCGCTGGTCAGCGTATCGGACAAACAGGGCATCGTGGATTTTTGCCGCGAGTTGTCTGCATTAGGCGTAGAAATTATCTCCACAGGCGGCACCAGCACACTTCTCGCGAAGGAAGGCGTTCCGGTCATTGGCATCTCTGACGTTACCGGCTTCCCTGAGATCATGGATGGACGCGTCAAAACCTTACATCCAGCCGTACACAGCGGCCTCCTGGCCGTTCGTGACAACGAAGAGCATACCCGTCAGATGAATGAGCTTGGCCTTGATTACATCGACCTCGTCGTGGTGAATCTGTATCCGTTCGCGGAGACGATTGCCAAGCCGGATGTGTCTTATGAAGAGGCGATCGAGAACATTGATATCGGTGGGCCGACGATGCTGCGTTCTGCAGCGAAGAACCATGCGTTTGTCAGTGTAGTGGTCGATGCGGCCGACTATGCGAATGTGCTTGAAGAAGTACGCGCCGGTGGAGATACAACCCTTGCAACCCGCAAACGTCTTGCGGCCAAAGTCTTCCGCCATACGGCGGCTTACGACGCCCTGATTGCCGATTATCTGGCGAATGTCACCGGTGAACCGCTGCCGGAGCGCTATACGGTCACTTATGAGAAAATCCAGGATCTGCGCTACGGGGAGAATCCGCATCAGAAGGCTGCGTTCTACCGCAAGCCGCTGGCGGCGCAGGATACCCTTACGGCTGCCGAGCAGCTGCACGGCAAAGAGCTGTCCTACAACAATATCAATGACGCGAACGCGGCGCTCCAGATTGTCAAAGAGTTCGAAGAGCCTGCCGTTGTAGCCGTGAAGCATATGAATCCTTGCGGAGTCGGTGTGGGCACAAGTGTCTATGAAGCTTATCAAAAAGCATACAATGCGGACCCTACCTCCATCTTCGGCGGAATTGTGGCAGCCAACCGGATTATTGATGCGGACACGGCTAATCTGCTGAAGGATATTTTCCTCGAAATCGTCTTGGCCCCAGGCTTCACGGACGAGGCGCTGGAGATCCTCACGAAGAAAAAGAATATCCGCCTGCTTAAGCTGGGCAACCTCAGCACTGCCGCATCCCGCAAGAGCAGCTTTGTGGTCACCTCCATTGAAGGAGGAATGGTGGTGCAGGAGAGCGATGTACACTCTGTGAATCCTGAGGAATTGCAAGTGGTAACCGACCGTAAGCCTACCGAAGAAGAACTGAAGCAGCTGTTGTTCGGCTGGAAGGTCGTGAAGCATGTGAAGTCCAACGCCATCGTGCTGGCGGCTGACGATATGACGGTCGGTGTAGGTGCAGGACAGATGAACCGTGTCGGTGCGGCCAAGATTGCCATTGAGCAAGCAGGCGAGAAAGCGAAGGGTGCTGTTCTGGCATCAGATGCCTTCTTCCCGATGGGCGATACCCTGGAAATGGCTGCGAAGGCGGGCATTACGGCAGTTATTCAGCCGGGAGGCTCGATCAAGGACGAGGAATCGGTTAAGGTTGCCAATGAATACGGCATTGCCATGGTCTTCACCGGCGTACGCCACTTCAAACACTAG